A single Pseudomonas putida DNA region contains:
- the thiI gene encoding tRNA uracil 4-sulfurtransferase ThiI — MKLIVKVFPEITIKSRPVRKRFIRQLGKNIRNVLKDLDPELAVDGVWDNLEVVTRVEDEKVQREMIERLTCTPGITHFLQVEEYPLGDFDDIVAKCKQHFGHLLAGKRFSVRCKRGGHHDFTSMDVDRYVGSQLRQQCGASGIDLKTPEVVVRMEIRDQRLYVIHNQHNGIGGYPLGALEQTLVLMSGGFDSTVAAYQMMRRGLMTHFCFFNLGGRAHELGVMEVAHYLWKKYGSSQRVLFISVPFEEVVGEILNKVDNSYMGVTLKRMMLRGAAHMADRLQIEALVTGEAISQVSSQTLPNLSIIDSATDKLVLRPLLASHKQDIIDQATEIGTADFAKHMPEYCGVISVNPTTHAKRHRMEHEEKQFDMAVLERALERAKFISIDHVIDELGKDIEVEEVAEALPGQIVIDIRHPDAQEDEPLALDGIEVQAMPFYAINSKFKHLDPTRQYLLYCDKGVMSRLHAHHLLSEGHANVRVYRPT; from the coding sequence ATGAAACTTATCGTCAAAGTCTTCCCAGAAATCACCATCAAGAGCCGGCCGGTGCGCAAGCGTTTCATCCGCCAGCTCGGCAAGAACATCCGCAACGTGCTCAAGGACCTCGATCCTGAGCTCGCGGTCGATGGTGTCTGGGATAATCTCGAGGTGGTCACCCGCGTCGAGGACGAAAAGGTCCAGCGCGAGATGATCGAGCGCCTCACCTGCACCCCGGGTATCACCCACTTCCTGCAGGTCGAGGAGTACCCGCTGGGCGACTTCGACGACATCGTCGCCAAGTGTAAGCAGCACTTTGGCCACCTGCTGGCTGGCAAGCGCTTCTCGGTGCGCTGCAAGCGCGGCGGCCACCACGACTTCACCTCGATGGACGTCGACCGCTACGTCGGCAGCCAGCTGCGCCAGCAGTGCGGCGCCTCCGGCATCGACCTGAAGACGCCTGAGGTCGTGGTGCGCATGGAAATCCGCGATCAGCGCCTGTACGTGATCCACAATCAGCACAACGGCATCGGCGGCTACCCGCTGGGTGCCCTGGAGCAGACCCTGGTGCTGATGTCCGGTGGTTTCGACTCCACCGTGGCGGCCTACCAGATGATGCGCCGCGGCCTGATGACCCACTTCTGCTTCTTCAACCTCGGCGGCCGTGCCCACGAGCTGGGCGTGATGGAAGTCGCCCACTACCTGTGGAAAAAGTACGGCAGCAGCCAGCGCGTGCTGTTCATCAGCGTGCCGTTCGAAGAAGTGGTTGGCGAGATCCTCAACAAGGTCGACAACAGCTACATGGGCGTGACCCTCAAGCGCATGATGCTGCGCGGCGCCGCGCACATGGCCGATCGCCTGCAGATCGAAGCGCTGGTCACCGGCGAGGCGATTTCCCAGGTTTCCAGCCAGACCTTGCCGAACCTGTCGATCATCGACTCGGCCACCGACAAGCTGGTGCTGCGCCCGTTGCTGGCCAGCCACAAGCAGGACATCATCGACCAGGCCACCGAAATCGGCACCGCCGACTTCGCCAAGCACATGCCGGAATACTGCGGAGTGATCTCGGTGAACCCGACCACCCATGCCAAGCGTCACCGCATGGAGCACGAAGAAAAGCAGTTCGACATGGCCGTGCTGGAGCGCGCCCTGGAGCGTGCCAAGTTCATCTCCATCGACCACGTGATCGACGAGTTGGGCAAGGACATCGAAGTCGAAGAAGTGGCCGAGGCGCTGCCAGGCCAGATCGTCATCGACATTCGTCACCCCGATGCCCAGGAAGACGAACCTCTGGCACTGGACGGTATCGAAGTCCAGGCTATGCCGTTCTACGCCATCAACAGCAAGTTCAAGCACCTGGACCCTACGCGCCAGTACTTGCTGTATTGCGACAAAGGTGTGATGAGCCGTTTGCACGCACACCACCTGCTCAGTGAGGGACATGCCAATGTGCGTGTTTATCGTCCGACATAA
- the glnA gene encoding type I glutamate--ammonia ligase: MSKSVQLIKDHDVKWIDLRFTDTKGVQHHVTMPARDGLDEDFFEVGKMFDGSSIAGWKGIEASDMILMPVDETAVLDPFTEEPTLIITCDIVDPSSMQGYDRDPRAIAKRAEEYLKSTGIGDTVFAGPEPEFFIFDEVKFKSDISGSMFKIFSEQGSWMSDADVEGGNKGHRPGVKGGYFPVPPFDHDHEIRTAMCNALEEMGQTVEVHHHEVATAGQNEIGVKFNTLVKKADEVQALKYVVHNVADAYGRTATFMPKPLYGDNGSGMHVHMSIWKEGKNTFSGEGYAGLSETALYFIGGIIKHGKALNGFTNPSTNSYKRLVPGFEAPVMLAYSARNRSASIRIPYVGSPKARRIEARFPDPSANPYLAFAALLMAGLDGIQNKIHPGDAADKNLYDLPPEEAKDIPQVCGSLKEALEELDKGRAFLTKGGVFSDDFIDAFIELKSEEEIKVRTFVHPLEYELYYSC; this comes from the coding sequence ATGTCGAAGTCGGTTCAACTCATCAAAGATCATGACGTCAAGTGGATTGATCTGCGTTTCACGGACACCAAGGGCGTACAGCATCACGTGACCATGCCGGCGCGTGATGGCCTGGACGAAGACTTCTTCGAAGTCGGCAAGATGTTCGACGGTTCCTCCATCGCTGGCTGGAAAGGCATCGAAGCTTCCGACATGATCCTGATGCCGGTCGACGAGACCGCCGTTCTGGACCCGTTCACCGAAGAACCGACCCTGATCATCACCTGCGACATCGTCGACCCGTCGAGCATGCAGGGCTACGATCGCGACCCACGTGCGATCGCCAAGCGCGCCGAAGAGTACCTGAAGAGCACCGGCATCGGTGACACCGTATTCGCAGGCCCGGAGCCGGAGTTCTTCATCTTCGACGAAGTGAAGTTCAAGTCGGACATCTCCGGCTCGATGTTCAAGATTTTCTCCGAGCAAGGCTCGTGGATGTCTGACGCTGACGTGGAAGGCGGCAACAAAGGCCACCGTCCAGGCGTGAAAGGCGGCTACTTCCCGGTTCCGCCGTTCGACCACGACCACGAAATCCGTACCGCCATGTGCAACGCTCTGGAAGAAATGGGCCAGACCGTTGAAGTTCACCACCACGAAGTGGCGACTGCCGGCCAGAACGAAATCGGCGTCAAGTTCAACACCCTGGTGAAGAAAGCTGACGAAGTACAGGCCCTGAAGTACGTCGTGCACAACGTTGCCGACGCTTACGGCCGTACCGCCACCTTCATGCCGAAGCCACTGTACGGCGACAACGGCTCGGGCATGCACGTACACATGTCGATCTGGAAAGAAGGCAAGAACACCTTCTCCGGTGAAGGCTATGCCGGCCTGTCCGAAACCGCTCTGTACTTCATCGGCGGTATCATCAAGCACGGTAAGGCCCTGAACGGCTTCACCAACCCGTCGACCAACTCGTACAAGCGCCTGGTTCCAGGCTTCGAAGCCCCGGTAATGCTGGCCTACTCGGCTCGCAACCGTTCCGCCTCGATCCGTATTCCTTACGTCGGCAGCCCTAAAGCCCGCCGTATCGAAGCACGCTTCCCGGACCCATCGGCCAACCCGTACCTGGCCTTCGCGGCCCTGCTGATGGCTGGCCTGGACGGCATCCAGAACAAGATCCACCCAGGCGATGCTGCCGACAAGAACCTCTACGACCTGCCACCAGAAGAAGCCAAGGACATCCCGCAAGTATGCGGCAGCCTGAAAGAAGCCCTGGAAGAGCTGGATAAAGGCCGTGCGTTCCTGACCAAGGGCGGCGTGTTCTCCGACGACTTCATCGATGCCTTCATCGAGCTGAAGAGCGAAGAAGAAATCAAGGTCCGCACCTTCGTGCACCCGCTGGAATACGAGCTGTACTACAGCTGCTGA
- the grxC gene encoding glutaredoxin 3 has protein sequence MKPVIVYSSDYCPYCMRAKYLLESKGVAFEEIKVDGKPQVRAEMSQKAGRTSVPQIWIGSTHVGGCDDLYALERAGKLDALLAA, from the coding sequence ATGAAGCCTGTCATCGTCTATTCCAGCGACTACTGCCCCTACTGCATGCGCGCCAAATACCTGCTCGAGAGCAAAGGCGTAGCCTTCGAGGAAATCAAGGTCGACGGCAAACCGCAGGTTCGTGCCGAGATGAGCCAGAAGGCCGGCCGTACTTCGGTGCCGCAGATCTGGATCGGCAGCACCCACGTCGGTGGATGCGATGACCTCTATGCCCTGGAGCGCGCCGGCAAGCTCGACGCGCTGCTGGCGGCCTGA
- the secB gene encoding protein-export chaperone SecB: protein MTDQQTNGAAAEDNSPQFSMQRIYVRDLSFEAPKSPQIFRQTWEPSVALDLNTKQKALEGDFHEVVLTLSVTVKNGDEVAFIAEVQQAGIFLIKNLDASSMSHTLGAFCPNILFPYARETLDSLVTRGSFPALMLSPVNFDALYAQEMQRMQEAGEAPTVQ, encoded by the coding sequence ATGACTGACCAACAGACCAACGGCGCTGCTGCAGAAGACAACAGCCCGCAGTTCTCCATGCAGCGCATCTATGTGCGTGACCTGTCGTTCGAAGCCCCGAAAAGCCCGCAGATCTTCCGTCAGACCTGGGAGCCGAGCGTTGCCCTGGACCTGAACACCAAGCAGAAGGCACTGGAAGGCGACTTCCACGAAGTGGTGCTGACCCTGTCGGTGACCGTCAAGAACGGCGACGAAGTAGCCTTCATTGCTGAAGTTCAGCAGGCGGGTATCTTCCTCATCAAGAACCTCGATGCTTCTTCGATGAGCCACACCCTTGGCGCGTTCTGCCCGAACATTCTGTTCCCGTACGCCCGCGAGACCCTGGACAGCCTGGTGACCCGTGGTTCGTTCCCGGCCCTGATGCTGTCGCCGGTGAACTTCGACGCCCTGTACGCGCAAGAAATGCAGCGCATGCAGGAAGCTGGCGAAGCACCGACCGTGCAGTAA
- the typA gene encoding translational GTPase TypA, translating into MIENLRNIAIIAHVDHGKTTLVDKLLRQSGTLERNELNDERVMDSNDQEKERGITILAKNTAINWNGYHINIVDTPGHADFGGEVERVMSMVDSVLLLVDAQDGPMPQTRFVTKKAFEAGLKPIVVINKVDRPGARPDWVLDQIFDLFDNLGATDEQLDFKVVYASALNGIAGLDHTAMGEDMTALYQAVIDHVPAPAVDRDGPFQMQISALDYNSFLGVIGVGRIARGRIKPNTPVVAIDADGKKRNGRILKLMGHHGLHRVDVEEAQAGDIVCISGFDELFISDTLCDPTAVEAMKPLTVDEPTVSMTFQVNDSPFCGKEGKFVTSRNIKDRLDKELLYNVALRVEETDSPDKFKVSGRGELHLSVLIETMRREGFELALGRPEVIIREVDGVKQEPFENVTIDIPEESQGKVMEEMGLRKGDLTNMVPDGKGRVRLEYNIPARGLIGFRNQFLTLTNGAGILTSIFDRYDAVKSGHMSGRQNGVLVSVETGKALTYSLETLQARGKLFVEHGQEIYNGQIIGQNSRDNDLGVNPTKGKKLDNMRASGKDEVIALVPPVRFTLEQALEYIQEDELCEVTPKSIRLRKKILDESERTRAAKKAKNS; encoded by the coding sequence GTGATCGAAAATCTGCGTAACATCGCCATCATCGCCCACGTTGACCATGGTAAAACCACTCTGGTCGACAAACTCCTGCGTCAGTCCGGCACTCTGGAGCGTAACGAGCTCAACGACGAGCGCGTCATGGACTCCAACGACCAGGAAAAAGAGCGCGGTATTACCATTCTGGCGAAAAACACCGCCATCAACTGGAACGGCTACCACATCAACATCGTCGACACCCCCGGCCACGCCGACTTCGGTGGCGAGGTTGAGCGTGTAATGTCGATGGTCGACTCCGTGCTGCTGCTGGTCGACGCCCAGGACGGCCCAATGCCGCAAACCCGCTTCGTGACCAAGAAGGCCTTCGAAGCCGGCCTGAAGCCAATCGTCGTGATCAACAAGGTTGACCGTCCGGGCGCGCGTCCTGACTGGGTTCTGGACCAGATCTTCGACCTGTTCGACAACCTCGGCGCTACCGACGAGCAGCTGGACTTCAAAGTGGTCTACGCCTCGGCCCTGAACGGCATTGCCGGTCTGGACCACACCGCCATGGGCGAAGACATGACTGCCCTGTACCAGGCTGTCATCGACCACGTTCCAGCGCCAGCTGTTGACCGTGACGGCCCGTTCCAGATGCAGATCTCCGCACTGGACTACAACAGCTTCCTGGGTGTGATCGGTGTTGGCCGTATCGCCCGTGGTCGCATCAAGCCGAACACCCCGGTTGTCGCCATCGACGCTGACGGCAAGAAGCGTAACGGCCGTATCCTCAAGCTGATGGGCCACCACGGCCTGCACCGCGTCGACGTCGAAGAAGCCCAGGCTGGCGACATTGTCTGCATCAGCGGTTTCGATGAGCTGTTCATCTCCGACACCCTTTGCGACCCGACTGCCGTTGAAGCGATGAAGCCGCTGACCGTTGACGAGCCTACCGTTTCGATGACCTTCCAGGTCAACGACTCGCCGTTCTGCGGCAAGGAAGGCAAGTTCGTCACCAGCCGTAACATCAAGGACCGTCTGGACAAAGAGCTGCTGTACAACGTTGCCCTGCGCGTTGAAGAAACCGACTCCCCAGACAAGTTCAAGGTCTCGGGCCGTGGCGAGCTGCACCTCTCGGTACTGATCGAAACCATGCGTCGCGAAGGCTTCGAACTGGCCCTGGGCCGTCCGGAAGTGATCATCCGTGAAGTGGACGGCGTTAAGCAGGAACCGTTCGAAAACGTCACCATCGACATCCCTGAAGAATCCCAGGGCAAGGTCATGGAAGAGATGGGTCTGCGTAAAGGCGACCTGACCAACATGGTCCCGGATGGCAAAGGCCGTGTACGCCTGGAATACAACATCCCGGCTCGTGGTCTGATCGGTTTCCGTAACCAGTTCCTGACCCTGACCAACGGTGCAGGCATCCTGACTTCGATCTTCGATCGCTACGACGCTGTGAAGTCCGGCCACATGTCCGGCCGTCAGAACGGCGTACTGGTTTCGGTCGAAACCGGCAAGGCGCTGACCTACTCGCTGGAAACCCTGCAGGCGCGTGGCAAGCTGTTTGTCGAGCACGGTCAAGAGATCTACAACGGTCAGATCATCGGCCAGAACAGCCGCGACAACGACCTGGGCGTCAACCCTACCAAGGGCAAGAAGCTCGACAACATGCGTGCTTCGGGTAAAGACGAAGTCATCGCCCTGGTTCCACCTGTTCGCTTCACCCTGGAACAGGCTCTGGAATACATCCAGGAAGACGAGCTGTGCGAAGTAACGCCGAAGTCCATCCGTCTTCGCAAGAAGATCCTGGACGAAAGCGAGCGTACCCGCGCCGCCAAGAAAGCCAAGAACAGCTGA
- a CDS encoding chorismate mutase, which produces MRSLPLVAAAALALTGCAASEPSHPALGPLLETIERRLDLAQAVALHKWDKRQPVQASPREQQVLSNVRAAAPAHGLAQERAEAFFADQIEANKLVQYTMLFHWHRLGAAPDTPRSDLQQEIRPQLDQLQTLLLKQLADFEQQKPQHCAAMVADAVAKRPVDHLTQRALIRATGQLCDKS; this is translated from the coding sequence ATGCGCTCGTTACCCCTCGTTGCAGCCGCCGCCCTTGCTCTGACCGGCTGCGCGGCATCAGAACCCAGCCACCCTGCCCTCGGCCCGCTGCTTGAGACTATCGAGCGCCGCCTAGACTTGGCGCAAGCCGTCGCCTTGCACAAGTGGGACAAGCGCCAACCGGTCCAGGCAAGCCCGCGTGAACAGCAGGTGCTTTCGAATGTTCGTGCAGCCGCACCCGCACATGGCCTGGCCCAGGAACGAGCCGAGGCGTTCTTCGCCGACCAGATCGAGGCCAACAAGCTGGTGCAGTACACAATGCTTTTCCATTGGCATCGCCTGGGTGCTGCGCCAGACACACCACGCAGCGACCTGCAGCAGGAGATCCGCCCCCAGCTTGATCAGCTGCAGACTTTGCTGCTCAAGCAACTGGCCGATTTTGAACAGCAGAAACCGCAACACTGCGCCGCCATGGTGGCGGATGCCGTAGCCAAGCGCCCCGTGGACCACCTGACCCAGCGAGCGCTGATTCGCGCGACCGGCCAACTGTGCGATAAATCCTGA
- a CDS encoding rhodanese-like domain-containing protein, which produces MVAHLIQFATDHYILVAIFVVLLVALLVNELRRGGQSLSNGQLTALVNADKALVIDIRTSKEYSAGHIVGALNIPQDKVANRMAELEKHKEKTLIVVDAMGQQSGAVCGELIKAGYTAAKLSGGVSSWKADNLPLVK; this is translated from the coding sequence ATGGTTGCTCACCTGATTCAATTCGCGACAGATCACTACATCCTGGTGGCGATCTTCGTGGTTCTGCTGGTCGCACTGCTCGTCAATGAACTGCGCCGTGGCGGCCAGAGCCTGAGCAACGGCCAGCTGACCGCGCTGGTCAATGCCGACAAGGCGCTGGTCATCGACATTCGTACGTCCAAGGAATATTCCGCCGGCCACATCGTCGGTGCGCTGAACATTCCGCAGGACAAAGTGGCCAACCGCATGGCCGAGCTCGAGAAGCACAAAGAGAAGACCCTGATCGTGGTCGACGCGATGGGCCAGCAGTCCGGCGCGGTCTGCGGCGAGCTGATCAAGGCCGGTTACACCGCCGCCAAACTGAGCGGTGGCGTTTCCAGCTGGAAAGCCGATAACCTGCCCCTGGTGAAGTGA
- the ntrC gene encoding nitrogen regulation protein NR(I) codes for MSRSETVWIVDDDRSIRWVLEKALQQEGMTTQSFDSADGVMGRLARQQPDVIISDIRMPGASGLDLLAQIREQHPRLPVIIMTAHSDLDSAVASYQGGAFEYLPKPFDVDEAVSLVKRANQHAQEQQGLDVPQALARTPEIIGEAPAMQEVFRAIGRLSHSNITVLINGESGTGKELVAHALHRHSPRAASPFIALNMAAIPKDLMESELFGHEKGAFTGAANLRRGRFEQADGGTLFLDEIGDMPADTQTRLLRVLADGEFYRVGGHVPVKVDVRIIAATHQNLESLVTAGKFREDLFHRLNVIRIHIPRLADRREDIPALARHFLGRAAQELAVEPKLLKPETEEFIRNLPWPGNVRQLENTCRWITVMASSREVLIGDLPPELLNLPQDAAPVTNWEQALRQWADQALARGQSNLLDSAVPSFERIMIETALKHTAGRRRDAAVLLGWGRNTLTRKIKELGMNVDGGDEDEGEDH; via the coding sequence ATGAGCCGAAGTGAAACCGTATGGATCGTCGATGATGATCGCTCCATCCGCTGGGTCCTGGAAAAAGCCCTGCAACAGGAAGGCATGACCACCCAGAGCTTCGACAGTGCCGATGGTGTCATGGGCCGCCTGGCTCGCCAGCAGCCGGATGTGATCATTTCCGACATTCGCATGCCTGGTGCCAGCGGCCTCGACCTGCTGGCGCAGATCCGCGAGCAGCACCCGCGCCTGCCGGTCATCATCATGACCGCCCATTCCGACCTGGACAGCGCCGTGGCGTCCTACCAGGGCGGCGCCTTCGAGTACCTGCCCAAGCCCTTCGACGTCGACGAAGCAGTGTCACTGGTCAAACGTGCCAATCAGCACGCCCAGGAACAGCAGGGCCTCGATGTACCGCAGGCGTTGGCCCGCACCCCGGAAATCATCGGCGAAGCGCCGGCGATGCAGGAAGTCTTCCGCGCCATCGGCCGCCTGAGCCATTCCAACATCACCGTGCTGATCAACGGCGAGTCCGGTACCGGCAAAGAGCTGGTGGCGCACGCCCTGCATCGCCACAGCCCTCGCGCCGCATCACCCTTCATCGCCCTGAACATGGCGGCCATTCCGAAGGACCTGATGGAGTCGGAGTTGTTCGGCCACGAGAAAGGCGCCTTCACCGGTGCGGCCAACCTGCGCCGCGGTCGCTTCGAGCAGGCCGACGGCGGCACCTTGTTCCTCGACGAGATCGGCGACATGCCGGCCGACACCCAGACCCGCCTGCTGCGGGTGCTGGCCGATGGCGAGTTCTATCGCGTTGGCGGCCATGTGCCGGTGAAGGTCGATGTACGTATCATCGCGGCGACCCACCAGAACCTGGAGTCGCTGGTAACGGCCGGCAAGTTCCGTGAGGACTTGTTCCATCGCCTGAACGTGATCCGCATCCATATCCCACGCCTGGCCGACCGCCGCGAAGACATCCCGGCGCTGGCCCGCCACTTCCTCGGGCGTGCCGCTCAGGAACTGGCCGTCGAGCCGAAACTGCTCAAACCGGAAACCGAAGAATTCATCCGCAACCTGCCGTGGCCGGGCAACGTGCGCCAGCTGGAAAACACCTGCCGCTGGATCACCGTGATGGCCTCCAGCCGTGAAGTGCTGATCGGCGACCTGCCGCCGGAGCTTCTGAACCTGCCGCAGGACGCAGCGCCGGTGACCAACTGGGAACAGGCTCTGCGCCAATGGGCGGACCAGGCCCTGGCACGCGGGCAGTCGAACCTGCTCGACAGCGCGGTGCCCAGCTTTGAACGGATCATGATCGAGACCGCGCTCAAGCACACCGCAGGGCGGCGGCGTGATGCGGCGGTGTTGCTGGGCTGGGGCCGCAATACCCTGACCCGCAAGATCAAGGAGCTGGGGATGAACGTGGACGGCGGGGATGAAGACGAGGGTGAGGACCACTGA
- the trmL gene encoding tRNA (uridine(34)/cytosine(34)/5-carboxymethylaminomethyluridine(34)-2'-O)-methyltransferase TrmL — MFHVILFQPEIPPNTGNIIRLCANSGCALHLIEPISFELDDKRLRRAGLDYHEYATLKRHESLAGCLESLGNPRLFAFTTKGSHPFHEVAYQPGDAFLFGPESRGLPAEVLDSLPAEQRLRLPMRPGCRSLNLSNTVAVTVYEAWRQNGFAGS; from the coding sequence ATGTTTCACGTCATCCTTTTTCAACCAGAAATTCCGCCGAATACCGGCAACATCATCCGCCTCTGCGCCAACAGCGGTTGCGCCCTGCACCTGATCGAGCCGATCAGCTTCGAACTGGACGACAAGCGCCTGCGCCGTGCGGGGCTGGATTACCACGAGTATGCCACGCTCAAGCGCCACGAAAGCCTGGCCGGATGCCTGGAAAGCCTGGGCAACCCACGCCTGTTCGCCTTCACCACCAAGGGCTCGCATCCTTTCCACGAAGTGGCTTATCAGCCCGGTGATGCGTTCCTGTTCGGGCCAGAGAGCCGAGGCCTGCCGGCTGAGGTGCTGGACAGCCTGCCGGCCGAACAGCGCCTGCGCCTGCCGATGCGGCCTGGGTGCCGCAGCCTGAACCTGTCCAACACAGTGGCGGTGACGGTGTACGAGGCCTGGCGGCAGAATGGGTTTGCCGGGAGCTGA
- the glnL gene encoding nitrogen regulation protein NR(II) — MTISDAQHRLLLDNLTTATLLLNAELRLEYMNPAAEMLLAVSGQRSHGQFISELFTESTEALNSLRQAVEQAHPFTKREAQLTSLTGQTITVDYAVTPILHQGNTLLLLEVHPRDRLLRITKEEAQLSKQETTKMLVRGLAHEIKNPLGGIRGAAQLLARELPEEGLRDYTNVIIEEADRLRNLVDRMLGSNKLPSLAMTNIHEVLERVCSLVEAESQGCITLVRDYDPSLPDVLIDREQMIQAVLNIVRNAMQAISSQNELRLGRITLRSRAVRQFTIGHVRHRLAARIEIIDNGPGIPAELQDTLFYPMVSGRPDGTGLGLAITQNIISQHQGLIECESHAGHTAFSIFLPLEQGATAS, encoded by the coding sequence ATGACCATCAGCGATGCACAGCACCGTCTGCTTCTGGACAACCTGACCACCGCCACGCTGCTGCTCAATGCCGAGCTGCGCCTGGAGTACATGAACCCGGCTGCGGAGATGCTCCTGGCGGTCAGTGGCCAGCGCAGTCATGGGCAGTTCATCAGTGAGCTGTTCACCGAATCGACCGAGGCGCTCAATTCGCTGCGCCAGGCCGTGGAACAGGCGCACCCATTTACCAAGCGTGAAGCACAACTGACCTCGCTGACCGGGCAGACCATCACCGTCGACTATGCAGTGACGCCAATCCTGCACCAGGGCAATACCTTGCTGCTGCTGGAAGTGCACCCGCGAGATCGCCTGTTGCGCATCACCAAGGAAGAAGCCCAGCTGAGCAAGCAGGAAACCACCAAGATGCTGGTGCGTGGCCTGGCCCACGAGATCAAGAACCCGCTTGGCGGCATCCGTGGCGCAGCACAGCTGCTGGCCCGCGAGCTGCCCGAAGAGGGGCTGCGCGACTATACCAACGTGATCATCGAGGAAGCCGACCGCCTGCGTAACCTGGTCGACCGCATGCTCGGCTCGAACAAACTGCCGTCGCTGGCCATGACCAACATCCACGAAGTGCTGGAACGAGTCTGCAGCCTGGTCGAGGCAGAAAGCCAAGGCTGCATCACTTTGGTGCGCGACTACGACCCTAGCCTGCCGGACGTATTGATCGACCGCGAGCAGATGATCCAGGCCGTGCTCAACATCGTGCGCAATGCGATGCAGGCGATCAGCTCGCAGAACGAGCTGCGCCTGGGCCGCATCACCCTGCGCAGCCGCGCGGTGCGCCAGTTCACCATCGGCCATGTGCGCCATCGCCTGGCAGCACGTATCGAGATCATCGACAACGGCCCGGGCATCCCCGCGGAACTGCAGGACACGCTTTTCTATCCCATGGTCAGTGGGCGCCCGGACGGTACCGGGCTCGGCCTGGCCATTACCCAGAACATCATCAGCCAGCACCAGGGCCTGATCGAGTGTGAAAGCCACGCAGGGCACACCGCCTTCTCGATCTTCCTGCCCCTGGAACAAGGAGCCACCGCCTCATGA